The following coding sequences are from one Polyodon spathula isolate WHYD16114869_AA chromosome 45, ASM1765450v1, whole genome shotgun sequence window:
- the LOC121305949 gene encoding zinc finger protein 180-like has protein sequence MNPDWSEQDCRRNGIQGLFTRVQDPAERRASSEAEEGPVIEAVSTQEEICDQEWCGRIMENTELAICDSKESPELEAVRIKQEAVELECVHITEEVTKENAVNTLENIFKLESRRCGDCPPELVCMKSSQRGSEDTCSSVGGEGTVLGSVPRKHHTPQERAAGGKEEGAAASTSSAASSTVDDGEHDFNPSPHCRNSSSGKQQSKKHRETTPQEEHLKNLRVLESTETADCVCVNNSEIQGLMTLSCSPEDGKSSHQLGSPETRKGNHTAGATPFPCAYCGKFFSYLSKLKSHQLIHTGEKPYHCNECDKSFSQLQNLKTHQRIHTGEKPYNCNDCDKSFSQLQNLKKHQHIHTGEKPYHCNQCEKSFIQLQNLKKHQQIHTGEKPYHCNQCEKSFSQLQNLKSHQRIHTGEKPYHCNQCEKSFSQLQNLKKHIRVHTGEKPYH, from the exons atgaaccccgactggagtgaacaagactgccgcaggaacgggaTCCAGGGACTATTCACCAGGGTGCAAG ATCCTGCAGAGAGACGTGCTTCGAGTGAAGCAGAGGAGGGGCCAGTGATAGAAGCTGTTTCCACGCAAGAGGAAATCTGTGATCAGGAGTGGTGTGGAAGAATAATGGAGAATACAGAGCTGGCAATTTGTGACAGTAAAGAGAGCCCTGAACTTGAAGCTGTCCGCATTAAACAGGAGGCTGTGGAACTGGAGTGTGTTCACATCACAGAGGAAGTTACTAAAGAAAATGCAGTCAATACACTGGAGAATATATTTAAGCTGGAATCTAGGCGTTGTGGTGATTGTCCTCCTGAACTGGTCTGCATGAAATCCAGCCAGCGTGGCTCTGAAGACACTTGTTCTAGTGTTGGAGGAGAGGGCACTGTGCTGGGGTCCGTTCCGAGGAAACATCACACCCCTCAGGAAAGAGCCGCAGGTGGAAAGGAGGAAGGAGCAGCGGCGTCCACTAGCAGCGCAGCGT CTTCTACAGTAGATGATGGAGAACACGACTTCAATCCATCACCCCACTGCAGAAACTCTTCCAGTGGCAAACAACAGAgcaagaaacacagagagacGACACCCCaagaagaacatttaaaaaatttgaGAGTACTGGAGAGTACAGAGACagcagattgtgtgtgtgtgaacaattCTGAAATCCAGGGCTTGATGACCTTGTCTTGTTCTCCTGAAGATGGGAAGAGTTCCCATCAATTAGGCTCTCCTGAAACTCGCAAGGGAAATCACACAGCCGGAGCGACTCCATTTCCCTGTGCTTATTGTGGAAAGTTTTTCAGTTATTTATCAAAGCTTAAAAGTCACCAactaattcacacaggagagaaaccttaccactgtaatgaatgtgacaagagtttcagtcagttacaaaatcttaaaacacaccaaagaattcacacaggagagaaaccttataaCTGTAATGACTGTGAcaagagtttcagtcagttacaaaatcttaaaaaacaccaacacattcacacaggagagaaaccttaccACTGTAATCAATGTGAGAAGAGTTTCATTCAgttacaaaatcttaaaaaacaccaacagattcatacaggagagaaaccttaccACTGTAATCAATGTgagaagagtttcagtcagttacaaaatcttaaaagtcaccaacgaattcacacaggagagaaaccttatcactgtaatcaatgtgagaagagtttcagtcagttacaaaatcttaaaaaacacatacgagttcacacaggagagaaaccttaccACTGA